Proteins found in one Pseudoxanthomonas sp. SL93 genomic segment:
- a CDS encoding ABATE domain-containing protein — translation MNIMTPRESAGTSEAPQVGDHLALDLLNTEARNHGQTVDYWATDEDVRQWLVRQGVVTGHARGEVPTDLLLRGRELRAAVREAISTRKAGGPVAVDGLNHYLQAYPTSPLLRRDDAGGLLLTRVGRGDGAASLLGPVAEAAARLLVEADFALVRQCEHPDCILWFYDRTKSHKRRWCSMAQCGNRHKAAQFRKRSHAV, via the coding sequence ATGAACATCATGACGCCGCGGGAAAGCGCCGGCACGTCCGAAGCCCCGCAGGTGGGCGACCACCTGGCATTGGACCTGCTCAATACCGAGGCCCGGAACCACGGCCAGACAGTGGATTACTGGGCCACGGACGAGGATGTGCGCCAATGGCTGGTGCGGCAGGGCGTCGTGACCGGGCATGCGCGTGGAGAGGTTCCGACGGATCTGCTGTTGCGTGGCCGCGAACTGAGGGCCGCGGTGAGGGAGGCGATCTCCACACGCAAGGCCGGCGGCCCGGTGGCCGTCGATGGCCTCAATCACTATCTGCAGGCCTACCCGACGTCCCCGCTTCTGCGGCGGGATGACGCTGGCGGGCTCCTGTTGACCCGCGTCGGACGGGGCGATGGCGCCGCGTCCCTGCTCGGACCTGTGGCGGAGGCCGCGGCCCGACTGCTGGTGGAGGCTGACTTCGCCCTGGTCAGGCAGTGCGAACACCCGGACTGCATCCTGTGGTTCTACGACCGCACCAAGTCGCACAAGCGCCGCTGGTGCAGCATGGCCCAATGCGGCAATCGGCATAAGGCGGCGCAGTTCCGGAAACGCAGTCACGCCGTGTGA
- the fabF gene encoding beta-ketoacyl-ACP synthase II, which translates to MSQRRRVVVTGMGLVSPLGNDMATSWDGIVNGRSGIGPVESFDASAYTTQIAGEIRNFDPATFVSPKDAKKMDPFIHYGIAASFMALDDSGLEITEANAERIGAIVGSGIGGIHGIEEQTIKLHEGGPRKVSPFYVPSTIINMLPGQLSILKGIKGPSFSVVSACATSNHSIGVAMRAIQYGDADVMVAGGAELGSSPTSMAGFCSMKAMSTRNDAPTKASRPWDKDRDGFVLGDGAGVLILEEYEHAKARGARIYAELAGFGSSSDAHHMTAPSENGEGPARCLVSALKDAGLNPDQVEYLNAHGTSTPLGDLAETLAMKRALGDHAYKIMVSSTKSMTGHLLGAAGGAEAIFSVLAIHHGIIPPTINLDEPGEGCDLDYVPHTARQKKIDVAVSNGFGFGGTNGTLVFKRI; encoded by the coding sequence ATGAGCCAGCGTCGTCGCGTCGTCGTTACCGGTATGGGGCTGGTTTCGCCCCTGGGCAATGACATGGCCACCAGTTGGGACGGCATCGTCAACGGGCGCTCGGGCATCGGTCCGGTCGAGTCCTTCGATGCCTCCGCGTACACCACCCAGATCGCGGGCGAGATCCGCAACTTCGATCCCGCCACCTTCGTGTCGCCGAAGGACGCGAAGAAGATGGATCCGTTCATCCACTACGGCATCGCCGCGTCGTTCATGGCGCTGGACGATTCCGGCCTGGAGATCACCGAAGCCAATGCCGAGCGCATCGGTGCCATCGTTGGTTCGGGCATCGGTGGCATCCATGGCATCGAAGAACAGACCATCAAGCTGCACGAAGGCGGCCCGCGCAAGGTCTCGCCGTTCTATGTGCCCAGCACCATCATCAACATGCTGCCCGGCCAGCTGTCGATCCTGAAAGGCATCAAGGGCCCCAGCTTCTCCGTGGTCTCGGCCTGTGCCACCTCCAACCATTCCATCGGCGTCGCGATGCGTGCCATCCAGTACGGCGATGCCGACGTTATGGTCGCCGGCGGCGCCGAGCTGGGCTCGTCGCCGACCTCGATGGCCGGCTTCTGCTCGATGAAGGCCATGTCCACCCGCAACGACGCGCCGACCAAGGCCTCGCGCCCCTGGGACAAGGACCGCGACGGCTTCGTGCTGGGCGATGGCGCCGGCGTGCTGATCCTGGAAGAGTACGAACACGCCAAGGCGCGTGGCGCGCGCATCTATGCGGAACTGGCCGGCTTCGGTTCCAGCTCCGATGCGCACCACATGACCGCCCCCAGCGAAAACGGCGAAGGGCCGGCCCGCTGCCTGGTGTCCGCGTTGAAGGATGCCGGCCTCAATCCCGACCAGGTCGAATACCTCAACGCGCACGGCACGTCCACGCCGCTCGGCGACCTGGCCGAGACGCTGGCCATGAAGCGCGCGCTGGGCGACCACGCGTACAAGATCATGGTCAGCTCCACCAAGTCGATGACCGGCCACCTGCTGGGTGCGGCGGGCGGCGCGGAAGCCATCTTCTCCGTGCTGGCCATCCACCACGGCATCATCCCGCCGACCATCAACCTGGACGAACCGGGCGAAGGCTGCGACCTCGACTACGTGCCGCACACCGCGCGCCAGAAGAAGATCGACGTGGCCGTGTCGAACGGCTTCGGCTTCGGCGGCACCAACGGCACGCTGGTGTTCAAGCGGATCTGA
- the mltG gene encoding endolytic transglycosylase MltG: MASGLKRGCRFIVITFFLLLALAAGAAFWLWQGHRGFADTAIGGVSADATLEVASGDAFPTVLRKLREQGVSHGSDLQWRLLARETNTASQLKVGEYALAPELTPRELLQRMREGRTLQYRFTLVEGWNIRQVRVALRNATPLQQKTAQMSDAELMAALGHPGQHPEGRFLPETYVYTRSESDLDVLKRAHAAMEKAMTAAWEDRAAGIPLQSAEEALILASIIEKETGIAEERPAIAGVFARRLKIGMPLQTDPTVIYGIGSSYDGNIRRRDLTTDTPYNTYTRKGLTPTPIAMPGVDALKAAVNPADGDALYFVAVGDGSGRHLFSATLAEHNAAVAKYLVTRRQTLDKAARQ, from the coding sequence GTGGCGTCTGGTCTCAAGCGCGGTTGCCGCTTCATCGTCATCACCTTCTTCCTGCTACTGGCCCTGGCGGCCGGTGCGGCGTTCTGGCTGTGGCAGGGTCATCGCGGCTTCGCCGACACCGCCATCGGTGGCGTCAGCGCCGACGCCACCCTGGAAGTCGCCAGCGGCGACGCCTTTCCCACCGTGCTGCGCAAGCTGCGCGAGCAGGGCGTGTCGCACGGCAGCGATCTGCAATGGCGCCTGCTGGCCCGCGAGACCAACACCGCCAGCCAGCTGAAGGTCGGTGAATACGCGCTGGCTCCCGAGCTCACGCCGCGCGAGCTGCTGCAGCGGATGCGCGAAGGCCGCACGCTGCAGTACCGCTTCACCCTGGTCGAAGGCTGGAACATCCGCCAGGTGCGCGTCGCGCTGCGCAATGCCACGCCGCTGCAGCAGAAGACCGCGCAGATGAGCGATGCCGAACTGATGGCCGCACTCGGCCACCCCGGCCAGCACCCGGAAGGCCGCTTCCTGCCCGAGACCTATGTCTACACGCGCAGCGAATCCGACCTGGACGTGCTCAAGCGCGCCCATGCCGCGATGGAGAAGGCGATGACCGCCGCCTGGGAAGACCGTGCGGCCGGCATTCCGCTGCAGTCGGCGGAAGAAGCCCTGATCCTCGCCTCGATCATAGAGAAAGAGACCGGCATCGCCGAAGAACGCCCGGCCATCGCCGGCGTGTTTGCGCGCCGCCTCAAGATCGGCATGCCGCTGCAGACCGACCCCACCGTCATCTACGGCATCGGCAGCAGCTACGACGGCAACATCCGCCGCCGCGACCTGACCACCGACACCCCGTACAACACCTACACCCGCAAGGGGCTGACGCCCACGCCCATCGCCATGCCCGGCGTGGATGCGTTGAAGGCGGCCGTGAATCCTGCCGATGGTGATGCGCTGTACTTCGTCGCCGTCGGTGACGGCAGTGGCCGACACCTGTTCTCCGCCACGCTGGCCGAGCACAACGCCGCGGTGGCGAAATACCTGGTGACGCGCCGGCAGACGCTGGACAAGGCGGCACGGCAATGA
- a CDS encoding DNA polymerase III subunit delta', translating into MSSAPFSPWQQRAYDHAVAALEADRLGHGLLICGPDGLGKRAVADRLARRVLAQQRDAHGEPAPGDRSTHLIDAGTHPDLQIISFVATKDGSKLRTEIVIDQIREVSQKLSLTPQYGGAQVAIIDPADAINRSACNALLKTLEEPSPGRYLWLISAQPARLPATIRSRCQRLEFRLPPHDEALAWLRAQGHAAADAAQALEAARGHPGLADEWLRSDGLALRDAVARDLQRLEKGEIGVVETAQRWANDELADARLRHAADVVLAHAGTVGLTDPARLNKLAAWFDAANRTRDLMRTTVRGDLAMVELLLAWAGAERGRAVGARRN; encoded by the coding sequence ATGAGCAGCGCCCCGTTCTCGCCGTGGCAGCAACGCGCCTATGACCATGCGGTGGCAGCGCTCGAGGCCGACCGCCTCGGCCATGGCCTGCTGATCTGCGGGCCGGACGGCCTGGGCAAGCGCGCGGTCGCCGACCGGCTGGCGCGCCGCGTGCTGGCGCAGCAACGCGATGCGCATGGCGAACCCGCGCCGGGTGACCGCAGCACGCACCTGATCGACGCCGGCACGCATCCCGACCTGCAGATCATCTCCTTCGTCGCCACCAAGGATGGCAGCAAGCTGCGCACCGAGATCGTCATCGACCAGATCCGCGAGGTGTCGCAGAAGCTCTCACTGACGCCGCAGTATGGCGGCGCGCAGGTGGCCATCATCGATCCGGCCGACGCCATCAACCGGTCTGCCTGCAACGCCCTGCTGAAGACGCTGGAAGAACCATCGCCGGGCCGTTACCTCTGGCTGATCAGCGCACAGCCCGCGCGGCTGCCGGCCACCATCCGCAGCCGCTGCCAGCGGCTGGAGTTCCGCCTGCCGCCGCATGACGAGGCGCTGGCGTGGTTGCGTGCGCAAGGTCATGCCGCCGCCGATGCCGCGCAGGCGCTGGAGGCCGCGCGCGGTCATCCGGGGCTGGCCGACGAATGGCTGCGCAGCGACGGGCTCGCACTGCGTGATGCCGTGGCACGCGACTTGCAACGTCTGGAGAAGGGCGAGATCGGCGTGGTGGAAACCGCGCAGCGCTGGGCCAACGACGAACTGGCCGATGCACGACTGCGTCACGCTGCGGATGTGGTGCTGGCACATGCCGGCACGGTCGGCTTGACCGATCCGGCGCGATTGAACAAGCTGGCCGCCTGGTTCGATGCCGCCAACCGTACCCGCGACCTGATGCGGACCACGGTGCGCGGTGACCTGGCCATGGTGGAACTGTTGCTGGCCTGGGCCGGCGCGGAACGCGGGCGTGCTGTCGGAGCGCGCCGCAACTGA
- a CDS encoding aminodeoxychorismate synthase component I: MIETRALPSDTDLLALHRRDPQRYPVLLESVASGTAQGRWDFLLVADGTGLRLDADGVTRDLQGNVEAGDFLAVLDRHWQAQRTPREEPRWPFRGGWALLLAYELAQQVEPVLQLPQAPATQPVALALRCPAAVLRDRSTGDCVVVAEAGQGALIAGIADHVAQAAQQPALPAWQPPARIDEDEPQRFTDGVQHILEYLRAGDIFQVNLSRAWHARFDSPLDPAALYARLRTANPAPFAGLFATPDWTVVSSSPERLVSVRGDVVETRPIAGTRPRFEGDDDAARIRELVGHPKERAEHVMLIDLERNDLGRVCLPGSVQVDELMTVESYAHVHHIVSNVRGHLRADATPGDVIRATFPGGTITGCPKVRCMQIIAELERTPRGAYTGAFGWLNRDGDLDLNILIRSAEVLADGAGSVARFRTGAGIVADSLPDKELDETRAKARGVLKALAD, from the coding sequence ATGATCGAAACCCGCGCGCTGCCTTCCGACACCGACCTGCTGGCCCTGCATCGACGGGATCCGCAGCGCTATCCCGTGCTGCTGGAATCCGTCGCGTCCGGTACCGCGCAGGGACGGTGGGATTTCCTGCTGGTGGCCGATGGCACCGGGCTGCGCCTGGATGCCGACGGTGTCACCCGCGACCTGCAGGGCAACGTGGAAGCCGGCGATTTCCTCGCCGTGCTCGATCGCCACTGGCAGGCGCAGCGCACGCCGCGCGAAGAACCGCGCTGGCCGTTCCGCGGCGGCTGGGCACTGCTGCTGGCGTACGAACTGGCGCAGCAGGTCGAACCGGTCCTGCAACTCCCGCAAGCCCCCGCCACGCAACCCGTCGCGCTGGCCCTTCGCTGTCCTGCCGCCGTGCTGCGGGATCGCAGCACCGGCGACTGCGTGGTGGTGGCGGAAGCAGGGCAGGGTGCGTTGATCGCCGGGATTGCGGACCATGTCGCGCAGGCCGCGCAGCAGCCGGCGTTGCCCGCGTGGCAGCCTCCGGCACGCATCGATGAAGACGAACCGCAGCGCTTCACCGACGGCGTACAGCACATCCTCGAGTACCTGCGCGCGGGCGACATCTTCCAGGTCAACCTGTCGCGTGCCTGGCACGCCCGCTTCGATTCGCCGCTGGATCCCGCCGCGCTGTACGCGCGCCTGCGTACCGCCAATCCCGCGCCTTTCGCCGGCCTGTTCGCCACGCCGGACTGGACCGTGGTCAGTTCCTCACCCGAGCGGCTGGTATCGGTGCGCGGGGACGTGGTCGAGACCCGGCCCATCGCCGGCACGCGCCCCCGTTTCGAAGGCGACGACGATGCCGCCCGCATCCGCGAGCTGGTCGGCCACCCGAAGGAGCGCGCCGAGCACGTCATGCTGATCGACCTGGAGCGCAACGACCTCGGCCGCGTCTGCCTGCCCGGCAGCGTGCAGGTGGATGAACTGATGACCGTGGAAAGCTACGCCCACGTGCACCACATCGTCAGCAACGTGCGCGGCCACCTGCGCGCCGACGCCACGCCCGGTGACGTCATCCGCGCCACGTTCCCCGGCGGCACCATCACCGGCTGCCCCAAGGTGCGCTGCATGCAGATCATCGCGGAGCTTGAACGGACTCCGCGCGGCGCCTACACCGGCGCCTTCGGCTGGCTGAACCGCGATGGCGACCTGGACCTGAACATCCTGATCCGCAGCGCCGAGGTCCTGGCCGATGGGGCAGGCAGCGTGGCCCGCTTCCGTACCGGGGCCGGCATCGTCGCCGACTCCCTGCCGGACAAGGAACTCGACGAGACCCGCGCCAAGGCCCGCGGGGTGCTGAAGGCACTGGCCGACTGA
- the fabG gene encoding 3-oxoacyl-ACP reductase FabG, whose amino-acid sequence MSKPLQGEIALVTGASRGIGAAIADELAAQGAIVIGTATTASGAQAIGERLAANGGHGRELNVTDAAAVDALIESIAKEFGPISILVNNAGITRDNLLMRMKDEDWQAILDTNLTSVFRTSKAVMRGMMKARKGRIINIASVVGVTGNAGQANYAAAKAGIIAFSKSLAKEIGSRGVTVNVVAPGFIATDMTKDLPEESRQALAQQIALGRLGEPADIAHAVAFLASPAASYITGETLHVNGGMYMP is encoded by the coding sequence ATGAGCAAGCCACTGCAGGGCGAGATCGCGCTAGTCACCGGCGCCAGCCGCGGCATCGGAGCCGCCATCGCCGACGAACTGGCCGCCCAGGGCGCCATCGTCATCGGCACCGCGACCACCGCTTCCGGCGCGCAGGCCATCGGTGAACGCCTGGCGGCGAACGGCGGCCATGGCCGCGAACTCAACGTCACCGATGCGGCCGCGGTCGACGCCCTGATCGAAAGCATCGCCAAGGAGTTCGGCCCCATCTCCATCCTGGTCAACAATGCCGGCATCACCCGCGACAACCTGCTGATGCGCATGAAGGACGAGGACTGGCAGGCCATCCTGGACACCAACCTCACCAGCGTGTTCCGCACGTCCAAGGCCGTGATGCGCGGCATGATGAAGGCGCGCAAGGGGCGCATCATCAACATCGCCTCGGTCGTTGGCGTCACCGGCAATGCGGGGCAGGCCAACTACGCGGCTGCCAAGGCCGGCATCATCGCGTTCTCCAAGTCGCTGGCGAAGGAAATCGGCAGCCGCGGTGTCACCGTGAACGTCGTGGCGCCGGGCTTCATCGCCACCGACATGACCAAGGACCTGCCGGAAGAATCCAGGCAGGCGCTGGCACAGCAGATCGCACTGGGACGCCTGGGCGAGCCGGCCGACATCGCGCATGCGGTGGCGTTCCTGGCCAGCCCGGCCGCCAGCTACATCACCGGCGAAACCCTGCACGTCAATGGCGGCATGTACATGCCGTAA
- a CDS encoding M23 family metallopeptidase: protein MKAVTVLLGTVGLLVPAIACAAEPVIRLYPAGQVWAYELEAARGLHSAVIQNTAVINLSVNDLTVETVRFDVLRDHDVVLSRTLHTADLDRAAKTGSALKASGMLDVLDFQFAPAKLLAGASDLAPARTLAPGQALYIPVQVLAFAGKPQQVRITVDYAGTAADTRTTVPLRFGAVEARFLLPLQGRWVAGAGSTLHSHHRWAVPEEFAFDFVRYGASGGTYAGDGAKVTDYYAYGAPVLASADGEVVASVDTMPDSTDAMRRAGEALVDYQQRLVAQQGERLAAGAGTLAGNHVVIRHGEALYSVYGHLKPGSVGVAVGQKVVAGQAIGAVGTSGNSTEPHLHFHVCDAPDPLKCVGMPVRFENIEIPFSETPRQVQSGDMIETLPPPR, encoded by the coding sequence ATGAAAGCCGTCACCGTCCTGCTGGGTACCGTCGGGTTGCTTGTTCCTGCCATTGCATGCGCCGCCGAACCGGTGATCCGCCTCTATCCCGCCGGCCAGGTCTGGGCCTACGAGCTGGAAGCGGCGCGCGGCCTGCACAGCGCGGTCATCCAGAACACCGCCGTGATCAACCTGTCCGTCAACGACCTGACCGTGGAAACCGTGCGCTTCGACGTGCTGCGCGACCATGACGTGGTGCTGTCCCGGACACTGCACACGGCCGACCTGGACCGCGCGGCGAAGACCGGCAGTGCGCTGAAGGCGTCCGGCATGCTGGACGTGCTGGATTTCCAGTTCGCCCCGGCGAAACTGCTGGCCGGCGCGTCGGACCTGGCCCCCGCGCGCACGCTGGCGCCCGGGCAGGCGCTGTACATCCCGGTGCAGGTGCTCGCGTTCGCAGGCAAGCCGCAGCAGGTGCGGATCACCGTGGATTACGCCGGCACCGCCGCGGATACGCGCACCACGGTGCCGTTGCGGTTCGGTGCGGTGGAAGCCCGCTTCCTGCTGCCACTGCAGGGGCGTTGGGTGGCCGGTGCCGGCTCGACGCTGCACAGCCACCATCGCTGGGCCGTGCCGGAAGAGTTCGCGTTCGATTTCGTTCGCTATGGCGCCTCGGGCGGCACTTACGCGGGCGATGGCGCCAAGGTCACCGACTACTACGCGTACGGCGCGCCGGTGCTCGCCTCCGCCGATGGCGAGGTGGTGGCATCCGTGGACACGATGCCCGACAGCACCGACGCGATGCGCCGAGCCGGCGAGGCGCTGGTCGACTACCAGCAGCGGCTGGTCGCGCAACAGGGCGAACGGCTCGCGGCCGGCGCGGGAACACTGGCCGGCAATCACGTGGTCATCCGCCATGGCGAGGCGCTCTATTCGGTCTATGGCCACCTGAAGCCCGGCAGCGTGGGCGTGGCGGTGGGCCAGAAGGTGGTGGCAGGCCAAGCGATCGGTGCCGTCGGCACGTCGGGCAATTCGACGGAACCGCACCTGCACTTCCATGTATGCGATGCACCGGATCCGCTGAAGTGCGTGGGCATGCCGGTGCGGTTCGAGAACATCGAGATCCCGTTCTCGGAAACGCCGCGCCAGGTACAGAGCGGCGACATGATCGAAACGCTGCCGCCGCCGCGCTGA
- the acpP gene encoding acyl carrier protein — protein sequence MSSIEERVKKIVVEQLGVKEEEVTTSASFVDDLGADSLDTVELVMALEEEFECEIPDEEAEKITSVQQAIDYVKAHVKA from the coding sequence ATGAGCAGCATCGAAGAACGCGTCAAGAAAATCGTCGTCGAACAACTCGGCGTTAAGGAAGAAGAAGTCACCACCAGCGCATCGTTCGTCGATGACCTGGGCGCCGACTCGCTGGATACCGTTGAACTGGTGATGGCGCTGGAAGAAGAGTTCGAGTGCGAAATTCCGGACGAGGAAGCCGAGAAGATCACTTCGGTGCAGCAGGCCATCGACTACGTCAAGGCACACGTCAAGGCGTAA
- a CDS encoding alpha/beta hydrolase: MSLKSLLLAAATLGSALPAVATEPATQVHYRTADIQGVSVFYREAGPADAPAVLLLHGFGASSHMFRELIPVLAQRYRVIAPDLPGFGQTTVKPGVAFRYTFDNVASVIDAFTVEKGLDRYAIYVFDYGAPVGWRLAVANPQKITAIVSQNGNAYEEGLSEGWADMRKAWAAPTAENREALRRFNTPDMIKWQYTEGVSDTSLIAPESYQLASAAIARIGVEPQMDLLLDYGSNVRQYPQLHAFFRKHQPPTLAIWGRNDPFFIPAGAEAYTRDNPNAEVRFLDTGHFAIETHGGEIAARMLEFLDRSIKR; the protein is encoded by the coding sequence ATGAGCCTCAAAAGCCTTCTCCTCGCTGCCGCCACGCTGGGCAGCGCCCTCCCGGCAGTGGCCACCGAGCCCGCCACGCAGGTCCACTACCGCACCGCCGACATTCAGGGCGTCAGCGTCTTCTACCGCGAGGCGGGACCCGCCGACGCGCCCGCGGTCCTCCTGCTCCACGGCTTCGGTGCCTCCTCGCACATGTTCCGGGAGCTGATTCCCGTCCTTGCGCAGCGCTACCGCGTCATCGCCCCCGATCTGCCGGGCTTTGGCCAGACGACGGTCAAGCCGGGCGTCGCGTTCCGCTATACGTTCGACAACGTGGCCTCGGTCATCGACGCCTTCACGGTCGAAAAGGGCCTCGATCGCTATGCGATCTACGTGTTCGACTACGGCGCGCCCGTGGGCTGGCGCCTGGCCGTGGCGAACCCGCAGAAGATCACCGCCATCGTCAGCCAGAACGGCAATGCCTACGAAGAAGGCTTGAGCGAAGGCTGGGCCGACATGCGCAAGGCCTGGGCGGCCCCTACCGCCGAGAACCGCGAAGCGCTGCGCCGCTTCAACACGCCCGACATGATCAAGTGGCAGTACACCGAAGGTGTCAGTGACACGTCGCTGATCGCGCCCGAGAGCTACCAGCTGGCCTCGGCAGCCATCGCGCGGATCGGGGTGGAACCGCAGATGGACCTGCTGCTGGACTACGGCAGCAACGTCCGGCAATACCCGCAGCTGCATGCCTTCTTCCGGAAGCACCAGCCGCCTACGCTGGCGATCTGGGGCAGGAACGACCCGTTCTTCATTCCCGCGGGCGCGGAAGCCTACACGCGCGACAACCCGAATGCCGAAGTGCGCTTCCTGGATACGGGCCACTTCGCCATCGAAACCCATGGTGGCGAGATCGCGGCGCGCATGCTCGAGTTCCTGGATCGCAGCATCAAGCGCTGA
- a CDS encoding PilZ domain-containing protein has translation MNAAAGNRQGILSLAVKDKTALYNAYMPYMRNGGIFVPTPKRYFLGDEVFLLLTLPDSSERLPVAGKVVWVTPVGAQGNRTAGIGVQFADSSEGEAVKNKIETLLAGSLSGEKPTHTM, from the coding sequence ATGAATGCAGCAGCAGGCAATCGGCAGGGCATCCTGTCACTGGCGGTCAAGGACAAGACCGCGCTGTACAACGCCTACATGCCCTACATGCGCAATGGCGGCATCTTCGTGCCCACGCCCAAGCGGTATTTCCTGGGTGACGAGGTCTTCCTGCTGCTGACGCTGCCGGATTCCAGCGAACGCCTGCCGGTCGCCGGGAAGGTGGTCTGGGTGACGCCGGTCGGCGCGCAGGGCAACCGTACCGCCGGCATCGGCGTGCAGTTCGCCGACAGCAGCGAAGGCGAAGCCGTGAAGAACAAGATCGAAACCCTGCTGGCCGGCAGCCTCAGCGGCGAAAAGCCCACGCACACCATGTAA
- the tmk gene encoding dTMP kinase, whose amino-acid sequence MTEALLTHPRLITLEGGEGAGKTSAITAVRELLQARGHDVALTREPGGTPLAERIRELLLDPRDEALAPETELLLMFASRAQHVRQVLRPALQRGAFVVSDRFTDSSYAYQGHGRGLDAEWIAALERRAVGLKPGLTLLLDLDVREGRARTAGRDLWPDRIESEQDDFFERVRAGFRARALAEPGRFRLIDASQPPVAVGAAVTDALSAYLGTLTDSDLA is encoded by the coding sequence ATGACCGAAGCCCTGCTCACCCATCCGCGCCTGATCACGCTGGAAGGCGGCGAGGGCGCCGGCAAGACCAGCGCGATCACGGCCGTGCGCGAACTGCTGCAGGCCCGTGGCCACGACGTCGCGCTGACGCGCGAGCCCGGCGGCACGCCACTGGCCGAACGCATCCGCGAGTTGCTGCTCGATCCGCGGGATGAAGCGCTGGCACCGGAAACCGAACTGCTGCTGATGTTCGCCTCGCGCGCGCAGCACGTGCGGCAGGTCTTGCGCCCGGCGCTGCAACGCGGCGCCTTCGTCGTCAGCGACCGCTTCACCGATTCCAGCTATGCCTACCAGGGGCATGGCCGCGGCCTGGATGCCGAATGGATCGCCGCACTCGAGCGTCGCGCCGTGGGCCTGAAGCCCGGGCTGACCCTGCTGCTTGACCTGGACGTGCGCGAAGGCCGCGCACGCACCGCCGGCCGCGACCTGTGGCCGGACCGCATCGAAAGCGAGCAGGATGATTTCTTCGAACGCGTGCGCGCCGGTTTCCGCGCCCGCGCGCTGGCCGAACCGGGACGCTTCCGCCTGATCGACGCCAGCCAGCCGCCGGTGGCCGTAGGCGCCGCGGTGACGGATGCCTTGTCGGCCTACCTCGGCACGCTGACCGACAGCGACCTGGCATGA